TACATGTATTTACTGCCTGAAGAATCTCCTCAACCAGATCATCCCCTAACATGGACCAAAATCTTGCAAGTGCGACACTTGTTGTAAGCTGGGAATTTTAGTGGGACTTCTTTCAACCCACGGGAGGGACGGGTGGGTTTATTTGTGCCTTTTTGGGTAGATTTTTTTAAAAAGGTTTTATCTCTTGCATCATGAGTTCAAATCATGAACCATTTTTGCTATTGCGTTTCACATGGAAGCACGATTGAATTTTTCACCCGACATAGCACAACTATACTTCACATGAAACAAAAAACCAAGAGGCACAAAAAAGGGTACCAAAGAAACTAGAAACCgagaaaaaacatgaaaaaaccaacaaaacagaagaaaaaaaactttCTGGGAGAAGCGCCCAGCAGACTCCATGTGATCACGCATGAGTGTGCTATGTGGCTGCTCTGGAGCGCTCAGTTTCAGGGAAAGTTTCAACTGGTTGAGCCGCAAGGGGTAACCCCGATTAGTTGCTCGTGAGACATGGAGGGTCGAGGGGAGGTTGGTGGGCGTCATACAAGGTACAATTCCCAACTCCCCTATACTAGTAATGACAGTGTGAAGACGTGATACCATTGCTTGAATGAGTCAAACAACCTAGTACTCACATGTGATCTTGATGTTTGCAACTTTCCATTAACTAATGAGCAGATTAGAGATAGACTAATGCTGAATCCCCTGAAGGATGGCAGATGATACTACATATCAAATTTAATTGCTGTAATATGTTTTAATTGCTCGGCACCCATCATCCAAAAAAGATAAAAGGCACGGTGTTATAGTTGCTGGTTCTAATGGTTCTTAGTTTGACAGGTCCCTTGGCTATGGCAGTGGTTTGACGCCATAATGAGGTTGTTCAGTTAGTTAGGCGTTCGTGAGTTGACTATATCTACATGTTCCTGCTTTTGTAAGATAGTGATATGATATTTAATTTTGCCTCCCAAAAGGACGGCAACTGATATACTACATATCATAATTAATAGCCATGATATTTAATTTTGCTTCCCAAAAGAAAACTCAAGACGATTCCGATCACCTGACTTCTTTCTAGAAGTCTCTAATTTTCAGTTCTTATGGTGTGGACAAGGTGACTTTATTTTTTGAGGCCGGCAGAGCCACGTTGTGCACCCGCATCCGTGAGGCCGATTACTAAATTCCACGCTCCCGCATGTGGCCTATGATTGAATGGAATAGATCATTGTAGGCGTCCGCACATTTTCACATTGACAAAACAATGGTGGGTGTTTTTAAAGAATATTGTCTTTTTTTGAATTTTCACCGGGGGGGAGTTTACCCCACCTGAATATTGTCTTCCTACTCGAAGTTTTTAAAAAAGAATATTGTCTTACAAACATCTGAATTTATTTCCAAATATTTATGTTATCATCGCTCGATATACAGGGGGATGATTACTCCCTCGGTGACTTTTCAGCTTGCAAATAAAAAAAtcaaagtcaaacttcataaagtttaacCAACTTTacagaaaaaatatcaacatccatGATacaaaatcaatatcattagatgcatTACGAAATTAATTTGAATAAATGTTGATGTTTTCCTATATTTTAGCAAACTATTTGAGATTGAATTCAAACAAGTTTTATATGCTGAGTAAAAAGAAACAAAAGTAGTACAAACATGCTCAAGGTATTCAAAGTTGTCTAAATTGCATATACAATACTAACAGCCAGTAGTAGAAACACATCATCCATCTAACGGGTTAGTTGTAGCACGTGCATGTAGGAGTGACAGAACAAACACGATCATCTCACGGAAAAACAAAGAGCAAGCACTTATTTCTTCAGAGAAAGAAGCACATATCGCATAAGCAAATGAACACCCTGTATCACACCACGGTCATACTTATGAATTGAACACCAGGAAATAAGAAAATGCCGTAATAGCACCGATGCAGTGGCACAGGTGCCAACGCCACGGCGAACAATCAGACACACAGCGAGCCGGCTGTTACCCTCCTCTTGGGCTCCTTCTGGTCTGTCCGAGGAGATCCGGTGTGTCTGCCCCTGGCAGGCGACTCGGTGATGGCTGAACCTAGGCTGAAGGTACGATGGAGGAAGCAAGCGAACAAGAAAAAACTGCTGGCTTCCGGGCCAAGGATCGACTGCGAGTTGACTAGCTTAAAttgcaaggatttttctttaaTATTGGCTGATGGACTAGGAATAACCACTTTCTTTCTTTATTAAATAGGTATAGATACTTTCTTCGCCCGAAATTAGTTAACACCCAAATAAATGTTTCTAGAATTATTTCAATGCTTGATACTTCATCCATAATTAGGTGATGCTCAAAAAGATGCATCTAGCACAGAAATGGCTATACATCCGTTTGAGCGCCAAATAATTTCGGACGAAGAGAGTATACCCTCTGTAttaaaatataagacattttctaACACTATGATAGTGTCCAAAAACACGTCTTATATgttgaaacagagggagtaatagatagatagattgagTTGGATGGATCGATCCTGCAAGCGAACTAAAAAAAACTGCTGGCTTCCGGGGCAAGGATGGACTGCGAGTTGACTACCTTAAATTTCAACTAGTTTTCTTTAAAACTGGTTGATGGACCAGGAATAATAACTTTCTTTCTTTATTAAtaaataggtatagatagataacaCTTTCTCCATCCGAAATCAGTTGACCCTCAAGCAAATGTATCTAGACTTAATTTAGTGCTTGATACTTCATCCATAATTTGGTGGCGCTCAAACAGATGTATCAAGCACTAAAATGGCTAAGTAAGCATCAACTAATTTCGGATTAAAGGAGTGTACCCTCTATATAAAAATATAAGAAGTTTTCTAATAATATGACAGTGTCAAAGGAAGTCTTCTATGTTGATACAGGGGGAgtaatagatagatagattgaaTTGGATGCGTTGACCACCTTAATTCTCTCTGGACTGGAGTTGTCCGACAGTAGACTACAAAAGAGCATATATTCTCGGCAGGCTCTAGGACAGAATGGCTTCCAAGACGGCGGCCACCATGGGGAACGGCAGCGGCGTCCATGCCGATCAAGCTGTTGCATTGAAAAACAAAGGCAGCCCCACCTGCAGTGACGTGGCGAAGCCGAGCTGCAAGCATAGGTACGAGCTCGTCTGCTACGACGCGCTCCCGGCCTTCTTGAAGCACGACGAATTCATCCTCGATCACTACCGCAGCGAATGGCCCGTCAAGCAGGCGATCCTCAGCGCCTTCGCCCTCCACAACGAGACGATCAACGTCTGGACGTAGGTTCTGTGAGCCTTCCCTAATGTCACACTCGATCAAAATATTTCTCACGTCACGTGTACTCTTCAACGAAACCCCGCAGGCATTTGATCggcttcttcatcttcctcgcgcTCACCATGTCCGTCTGGTCGGGGGAGCACGGCCCGGTCACGCGGTGGCCGTTCTACACGTACCTGTGCGGCGCCATGTTCTGCCTGCTGATGAGCAGCGGTTGCCATCTGCTGGCGTGCCACTCGGAGCATGCCACCTACGTGCTGCTCCGGCTCGACTACGCCGGCATCACCGGCCTTATCGTCACCTCCTTCTACCCGGTCGTCTACTACACCTTCCTCTGTGACCCCTTCTCCCGTACACTCTACCTTGGCTCCATCACCATCTGCGGCGCGGCCGCTGTGGCTGTCTCGCTGCTGCCGGTCTTCCAGGCACCTGATCTGCGGTGGGCGCGCGCTGCGCTATTCGTGTGCATGGGCGCGTCCGGCATCGTGCCCATCGTGCACAAGATGCTCATGTTCCATGCACGACCCGAGGCGGTGCTCATGACTGGTTACGAGGTGGTCATGGGGGCGTTCTACCTTGCCGGCGTGTTGGTTTACGCCACAATGGTGCCGGAGAGGTTTATGCCAGGAATGTTTGACCTCGTTGGGCATAGCCACCAGCTGTTCCACGTGCTAGTCATTGCCGGCGCTTACGCGCACTACCATGCTGGCCTGGTTTACTTGAGTTGGCGGGACAGGGACCAGTGCTGAGCTGACTGCTGTCGAGTGGACAAGAGCAGTTCCGGTGCTACAAGATTTGTGATCATGTTAGTTTTTACTGTGCTGCAAAGTTGTGCTAGCAccagaaaaaaaatcatcaaatttcatATGTTTATATTAATGGTGAATGGACTTTGGCATAACTCTTTGCTTGTAGACAATAATTTTCACAAGGAGATATTGGTTCATATAGAATTTCAATGAATAAACAGTATATATATTAGTAGTGTTTCAACTTCACCATTTTATCACTTCAAATTACATCAATAGAGGCTGTGGGATATGAGACGTAATCTCAGAATTGAGAGGATTTGGAATGCACTCATTGTAAGCTTAAGCTTGGAAATAAATCACTGCAGGAGCCAAGAGGTCGAGACCGGTAAGGAGGAACTTGTTTGGATGATATGTCCAAAGAGGTCGAGAGCGGTAAGGTGGAACTTGTTTGGATCATATGTGGGAGTGTTATCTCGGACGTCCTCACTGCAGACAAAGCACACCTTGCCCAGGATGCCAGTGCTTGCGCCGTCATATCGCTTGAGTGATGGCCCTCACATGGGCTCATCCAGCGTGCGGTGGCTAGGTTAAGTGGTGAGAGCGCCGGCATGAGTTGAAGTCGAGGGTGGCAATGGCCTTCACGATCTGGTCCAAATCTGCTATAACTCACTGCTTGGGATGACGATATGGTGTGGTGCTTCTAGCTTCGTCGTGGGGTGTGTGGAGATTTGTCTCTGGTGAATCTCGCAGAATTCGGTCTGTGTTTGAATTTGATTGATCAGGGTTTTTTTCGTCTATGCTCGTGTATCTACATGTCGGTATTAGAATTGTCCACATGAACAGTTTTCTCCTTATATGCCATTGATGTAG
The nucleotide sequence above comes from Triticum dicoccoides isolate Atlit2015 ecotype Zavitan unplaced genomic scaffold, WEW_v2.0 scaffold142932, whole genome shotgun sequence. Encoded proteins:
- the LOC119343837 gene encoding heptahelical transmembrane protein 4-like translates to MASKTAATMGNGSGVHADQAVALKNKGSPTCSDVAKPSCKHRYELVCYDALPAFLKHDEFILDHYRSEWPVKQAILSAFALHNETINVWTHLIGFFIFLALTMSVWSGEHGPVTRWPFYTYLCGAMFCLLMSSGCHLLACHSEHATYVLLRLDYAGITGLIVTSFYPVVYYTFLCDPFSRTLYLGSITICGAAAVAVSLLPVFQAPDLRWARAALFVCMGASGIVPIVHKMLMFHARPEAVLMTGYEVVMGAFYLAGVLVYATMVPERFMPGMFDLVGHSHQLFHVLVIAGAYAHYHAGLVYLSWRDRDQC